In Blastococcus saxobsidens DD2, the genomic stretch CCGTACGGCGCCCGCCCGCACTGGGGCAAGGTCTTCACGGCCGACGCCGACGAGCTGGAGCGGCTGTACCCGCGGATCCCGGACTTCCGGGCCCTCGTCCGCCGCTTCGACCCGCGCGGCGCATTCCGCAACGACTTCCTGGACCGGACGGTGGCGGCGTTCGGCTGATCCGGCGGCGCGAAGGGGCCCGCGCCCGGGACGACCGTGCCAGGGTGGCGGGGTGACCCCGAGGGCTGCCGAGCTGGTGAGCGAGCTCGGTCGGCTCCTGCTGGGTGCACCGCTGCCGATGTCCGTGCGGTGCTGGGACGGCTCCCGGACCGTCGTCGACGGGGCGCCCACCCTCGTCGTCCGCCACCCGCGGGCCCTCCGCCGCCTGGTGTACGCGCCCGGGGAGCTCGGGCTGGCCCGTGCCTACGTCAGCGGGGATCTCGACATCGAGGGTGACCTCTTCGCGGCGCTCGGCTTCCCGGACGACCTGCCGTCCCGGCCGGAGCTGGCCCTCGACCGGCGGGCCCTCGCCCGGCTGGCCGGCCCGCTCCTGAGGCTGCGGGTCCTGGGACCCCCACCGGCGCCCCCGCCGGAGGAGGCGCGTCTGCGCGGGAGCCGCCACTCGCTGGGTCGCGACCGGAGCGCCATCAGCCACCACTACGACGTCGGCAACGATTTCTACCGCCTGCTGCTGGGCCCCTCGCTCGTCTACAGCTGCGCCTACTTCCCGGAGCCGGGCGCGACGCTGGAGCAGGCGCAGGAGGCCAAGCTCGACCTGGTCTGCCGCAAGCTCGGCCTGGAGCAGGGGATGCGGCTGCTCGACGTCGGCTGCGGCTGGGGCTCGTTCGCCCTCCACGCGGCGTCCCGGTACGGCGTCTCGGTGGTCGCCGTGACCATCTCCGATGCCCAGGCCGGACTGGCCCGCCGGCGCATCGCCGACGCCGGGTTGACCGACCGCGTCGAGGTCCGGCTGCAGGACTACCGCGAGGTCGACGACGGGCCGTTCGACGCGATCGCCTCCATCGGCATGGCCGAGCACGTCGGTCACGCCTCGTTGCCGGGCTACGCCGCCAGGCTCCACGGGCTCCTGCGCCCCGGCGGCCGGCTGCTCAACCACGCCATCGCACGCGGCCCGGCGGCCGGCCCCGACCGCCCCGACCCCGGGTCGTTCCTCACGCGGTACGTCTTTCCCGACGGCGAGCTGCAGTCGCTGGCCACCCACGTCCAGGTGCTCGAGGAGGCGGGCTTCGAGGTCCGCGACGTCGAGGCCCTCCGCCGGCACTACGCGCTCACCTGCCGGTCCTGGGTGCGCAACCTCGAGCAGCGCTGGGACGACGCGGTCCGCTGGTCCTCCCCGGGCCGGGCCCGCGTGTGGCGGCTCTACCTGGCGGGCTCGGCGCTGGCGTTCGAACGCCACCGGACCGGCGTGAACCAGCTCCTGGCCGTCAAGCCGGGACGGCGTGGAGCCGACCCGCTGCCGCTGCTCCGCCCGGACTGGAGCCGCCAGGCCACGTCGGACGACCGGCGGCCCGGTGCGGGCTGATCGCGGAGAGCCGCCGGCGTCGGCCCCCGGCGGATCGGCCGCCCGTCGCTACGACGCCGCCGCCAACGCGTCGGTCAGCAACGCGACGAGCGCCTCGTGCTGCACGTCGGCCGAGGACGACATCTCCTCGTCCGATCCGTCGAGCGCGCGGGCGGCCAGCCCGGCCTTGCTGTCGATGAGCTCGGCGATCCGGGAGTCGAGGGTCTGCGCGGCGATGATCCGCCACGCGGTGACCGGCTCGGTCTGCCCGATGCGGTGGCTGCGGTCGATGGCCTGGGTCTGCTCCGCGTCGGTCCAGGACAGCTCGGCCAGCACGATGTTGGAGGCGACCTGCAGGTTGAGCCCCACCCCGGCCGCGGTGAGCGAGCAGACCGCGACGGCGACGCCGGGATCGGTGACGAACGCGTCGATCTGCTTCTGCCGCGCCGACGGCGTCTGGTCGCCGCGGATCGAGGAGAAGCCGATCCCCTGCCGGCTGAACGACTCCTCGGCGGCGTCCATCACGTCGACGTGCTTGGCGAAGAACACGACCTTGCCCGCGCTGCGGGCCAGCTGTGCCGCGTAGTCGGCGGCCGGGCCGGCCTTCGCCTGACCGATGCGCCGCATCATGCTGAACACGTTCTCGCCGGTGGCCGACGCGGTGGCGTCCTTCAGCTCCCACCTGGCCACCTTGCGCACCAGGTCGGCGTCGACGCCCTCCACGACGTCGGCGGACTCGCGGGCGGCGAGCGCGCTCTCGTACCGCTTCACCAGCCGGCGTGCGAGCTCCTGCTCGGCCGCCCGGATCGACCGGCCGGCCTTGTCGTCGAGCTCGACGGGCAGGTCGGCGATGCGCCGGGCGGGGATGTCGGCGGCCACGTCGACCTTGCGCCGACGGACGATGCCCTGGTCGATCACGCACCCACGGGCGGCGGGGTAGAAGCCCGGGTCCGCCGGCGTCAGGCCGGTCTCCTCCAGCGCGTTCATCAGGTCGCCGAGCGGCTTGCTCTCGTCGATCCAGCCGAGGAACTGCCAGATGGCCAGGAAGTCGTCGATGTCGTTGATCAGCGGGGTGCCGGTGAGGGCCATCAGCAGCGGGCGCGGAAACCGCGACCGGATGCGGTCGGACAGCTCCAGGACGTGCTGCGAGCGCTGCGAGGTCTTGTTCTTGATGAAGTGCGCCTCGTCGACGACCATGCCGCGGAACCCGAAGTCGCCGAACCAGCCGATGTGGCGGTCGAGCACCTCGTAGTTGACGACGACGATGTCGGCGAACCCGTCGACGGTCTCCCCGTTGCCGTGCACGACGGTGGCCGCGCGGTGCGGCACCCAGATGCCGGCCTCGCGGGCCCAGTTGGTCTTGACCACGCTCGGC encodes the following:
- a CDS encoding class I SAM-dependent methyltransferase, which encodes MTPRAAELVSELGRLLLGAPLPMSVRCWDGSRTVVDGAPTLVVRHPRALRRLVYAPGELGLARAYVSGDLDIEGDLFAALGFPDDLPSRPELALDRRALARLAGPLLRLRVLGPPPAPPPEEARLRGSRHSLGRDRSAISHHYDVGNDFYRLLLGPSLVYSCAYFPEPGATLEQAQEAKLDLVCRKLGLEQGMRLLDVGCGWGSFALHAASRYGVSVVAVTISDAQAGLARRRIADAGLTDRVEVRLQDYREVDDGPFDAIASIGMAEHVGHASLPGYAARLHGLLRPGGRLLNHAIARGPAAGPDRPDPGSFLTRYVFPDGELQSLATHVQVLEEAGFEVRDVEALRRHYALTCRSWVRNLEQRWDDAVRWSSPGRARVWRLYLAGSALAFERHRTGVNQLLAVKPGRRGADPLPLLRPDWSRQATSDDRRPGAG
- a CDS encoding DEAD/DEAH box helicase — translated: MARPGQRQGRTRRTAPRNERRGRGANDVRSVIARAIREVETAAQRGRVTPAVRTKFQVVALLLREERERVRADETGSAASRADQLKRLDGFATTLARTAVRDSGLLSLLSEDAVVSEAARSMKREMLTDLGIEPEPEEEPPAQPAVFSAAPERRVVPQSVISRQLANPFLAPDFSATPPPQARPRRLVGWELLDPLLNSFERAGGGVPACMPLPAPSSLQAAGGRQLMPHQAQVVAAAAAGHRTFLLADEPGLGKTAQALLAAEAANAYPLLVVVPSVVKTNWAREAGIWVPHRAATVVHGNGETVDGFADIVVVNYEVLDRHIGWFGDFGFRGMVVDEAHFIKNKTSQRSQHVLELSDRIRSRFPRPLLMALTGTPLINDIDDFLAIWQFLGWIDESKPLGDLMNALEETGLTPADPGFYPAARGCVIDQGIVRRRKVDVAADIPARRIADLPVELDDKAGRSIRAAEQELARRLVKRYESALAARESADVVEGVDADLVRKVARWELKDATASATGENVFSMMRRIGQAKAGPAADYAAQLARSAGKVVFFAKHVDVMDAAEESFSRQGIGFSSIRGDQTPSARQKQIDAFVTDPGVAVAVCSLTAAGVGLNLQVASNIVLAELSWTDAEQTQAIDRSHRIGQTEPVTAWRIIAAQTLDSRIAELIDSKAGLAARALDGSDEEMSSSADVQHEALVALLTDALAAAS